Below is a window of Wenzhouxiangella sp. XN201 DNA.
GGCAACCAGAGTGGCCCGCAGACCCTCGACGAAGTGCTGCGCGCCATGCAGCAAGAGCGCCGCGAGGTCTCGCAGGAGAATCAGGAGCGCGAAGCGCGCTTTCTTCGCCGACAGGAAAATCAGCAACAGGAGCTGAGCCGGGTACGCAACCAGGTGTCTGCCGCCGAGGATGAAGCCAGCCGCCTGGAGAATCTGCGCAACGAACTCGACCGCGAACTTGAAGAACTCCGCGCGCAGCTGTCGGATCGGCAGGGCGAATTCGGTGAGTTGTTCGGCGTGGCGCGCGCTGCCGCAACCGACCTGGCCGAGCAACTGGATGATTCCCTGATCTCGACGCAGTTCGAGGGTCGCAGCGAAGAATTGACGGAAATGGCGCAGGCCAGCCGGCTGCCGACCATTCAGCAGCTCGAGGATCTGTGGTTCACCATGCTTCAGGAAGCCGGTGAACAAGGCCGGGTCGTCCGTTACGATGCGCCCGTGGTTCTGGAAGACAACCGCTCCGAGAATCGAAGCGTGGTCCGCATCGGTCCGTTTTCCGCCTTTACCGACGAGGGTTATATGGTCAACCAGGGTGGCCAGTTGCGCTACCTGGTCCGGCAGCCCGGCGGCGGTGCGGTTAGCGCGGCGGAACGAGTCTACGAGCACTCTGGCGAGGGCGTCGTGCGCGGCATGATCGACCCGTCTCTCGGTTCCCTGCTGGGTCTGGTCAAGGACACCCCGACGACGCGTGAGCGCGTCGACCAGGGTGGCTGGATCGGCTACGCGATCATCGTCGTGGCTTTCTTCGGTATTCTCCTGGCCGTGTATCGCTGGGTGATGCTGCTGATTACTTCGATGCAGGTCAGGGCGCAGATGAATTCCTCGACGCCGTCCAAGTCGAACCCGCTGGGCCGGATCATGCTCGCCTACGAGGAACACAAGAGTGAAGACCTCGAGACCCTGCAGCTGCATCTGGATGATGCCGTGTTGCAGGAGATTCCCAAGCTCGAACGCGGCCTGAACATCGTCAAGGTGCTGGCGGCCGTCACGCCGCTGATGGGGCTGCTCGGTACGGTTATCGGCATGATCGTGACTTTCCAGGCGATCACCCTGTTCGGTACCGGCGATCCGAAGCTCATGGCCGGCGGTATTTCACAGGCCCTGATCACCACGGTGCTCGGCCTGATCGCAGCCGTTCCGCTTCTGCTCCTGCACGCATTTGCGTCCGGTTCATCGCGTCGACTGTCACAGATTCTTGAAGAGCAGTCGGTCAGCTTTGTCGCCGATGCCGGCGAGCACAAGTGACGCTGACGAACTACGAGGCTGAATGACCGTGTTCCTGGAACTGCTCAATCCGGTGCATATCGCGCAGGTTATCGGTGGCTATCTCGAAGCCGGTGGCCCGGTCGTGGTGGTGCTGTTGTTCAGCACCGCCCTGATGTGGCTGCTGATCGGGGAGAGGCTGCTGTATTTCTGGTTTGCCGGTCCGCAGCTGTGCAAGTCGCAGCGCAAGCGCTGGGAGGGCCGAAGCTACGACAGCAGTTGGCAGCAGTTTGCTTTTCGTGAACGGCTGATCTCCGAAGTTCAGGTCGAGAACGACCGTTTCATGAACGTGATCAAGGCGCTGATCCTGATTACGCCCCTGCTTGGTCTGCTTGGCACCGTGACCGGGATGATCGAGGTTTTCCAGGTCATCGTCGAAACCGGCGCATCCAATGCGCGCGCCATGGCCGAAGGGATTTCGAGGGCCACGATTCCGACGATGACTGGCCTGGCGGTTTCCCTGACGGGTGTCTTTTCGCTGAGTTACCTCGACCGGAAGAACGAAGTCATCGCGCAACGTGCATCCGAGGAACTCGATGTCGAAACCGCCATGGCGTACGGCTACGGAAGAATTGGTCGCTTGTCAGGCGGTGATTCGGAAGAAGCAGAGGTCAACATCACGCCGCTGCTCGACATCGTTTTCATTCTGTTGATCTTCTTTATCGTCACGGCGACGTTCCTCGACGAAATCGGGATCGGCATGAAGACGCCCGACGACAATCCGCCGGAAGAGCAAACGCGGCCGCCGCCGAGCATGGTGCTCAGCGTTCGAAACGATGGTTTCGTGGTGGTCGATCAGGGACGAATCATCGATCCCCGCTCGGTCAAACCCGTGATCGAGGCGTTCAAGGCCGAGAATCCGCGCGGCGTGGTCTTGTTGAGTGCTGCGCCCGACGCCACTGTGGAGACCAGCGTGCTGGTGCTCGACCAGGCCAGGCAGGCGGGCGTCGATCCGGCAATTGCCATTCAGCAACGGGACGGTTAGAGGTCCGAATCAATCATGCTTAGACGTTCCAACAGATCAGGTGCCGGTGACGACAGCGACGTCAATGTGACGCCGCTGCTCGACATCGTGTTCATCATGCTGATCTTTTTCATCGTCACGGCCACCTTCATCAAGGAGCCCGGCGTAACTGTCGAGCGCCCCGACGCCGATACGGCCGAGGAGCAGCGATTGGTGTCGGTGCTGGTGGCGATCGATTCGGACAACACCATCTGGATCAATCAAGAAGAGGTCCCGCTGGACGGTGTTCGTGCGGCCATTGATCGGCTGCGGCGAGAGAATCCTCGCGGCAGCGCGGTCATTCAGGCCGACGGGAACGCCCACAGCGAATACATGGTCGAAGTACTCGACCAGATTCGCGCCGCGGGTGTTGATGACGTAGTAGCGGTTTCGGTTAGGCATCAGTGAGTACTTTACCCAGACTCTTTGGCGGCATCCCGGTGGCCGTGATCGTCACCATTGGCCTGTTCATGCTGTTGGCTACGGTCATCACGCAGCAACAGGACGTTCAGCTCGACGACGACGCGTCCATCGAAATCAACGTAACGCGCCAGATCGAGGACACCACCGATCAGAGAAGGCAGGACCTGCAGCGACCGGTGCTGGATCAACCACCGCCGCCGCCACCGACGGTCAGCGACCCTGATTTCCGTCCGTCGACCAACGTGCAGATGGGTGCCTTGCCGGATCTGTCGAATGTTGATCTGAATATCGGCACAGGCTTCAACCCGGATCGCGATGCGCAGCCACTGGTGCGGATTCCGCCGCAATATCCCCAGCGGTGCATGGATCGCGCACGACCGGTGGAGACGGTGGTGCTGCAGTTCGATGTGTCTCCGGAAGGCAGTGTGGTCAATCCCGAGGTGATCGATTCGACCAATTCCTGCCTCAATCGAGCGGCGATCCGAGCCGTCCAGCGCTGGCGCTACAACCCGAAGGTCGTTGACGATGTCGCGCAACCTCGCTTTGGTGTGCGTACGGCCATCGATTTCACACTGGAGGAAGCAGAGTGATCCCCGTTTCGAATCATCTGAAAAGCGCCATTGCGCTCCTGGTCGCGGTTGCCGTCTTGTTGCTGGCTGCCGGACCGGCGCTGGGCCAACAATCCCAGATGCTCGACCCGCGGGTTGCCAACGCCCTGCTTGAGGCCTATGAAAAGATTGAAGAAGACGATCCGCAGGGTGCCCTGCAAGATCTCAACGAGTTGATGGCCGATCGCGGCGAGGACATGAAGCCCTTCGACCGCGCGACTGTGCTTCAGATCCGGGGTACGGCACACATCAATCTGGAGAACATCGACGCTGCGCTGGAGGATTACAGCGAGGCACTTCAGCTCAATGCCCTGCCGGTGGAACAGCAGAACCGGCTGCGTTTCAACCTGGCGCAGCTGTATTTCGTTACCGAACAATACGAACGATCGCTTGAGTTCTTCGAAGAGTGGATGGCGCTGGAAGACGTCGAGATTACGCACACGACGTACTTCATGGTGGCCGCTGCCCACTACAACCTCGAGGATTATCGTGCAGCCCTCGAGCCGATCACCCAGGCCATTGAAACGTCGCCCGAGCCGGAACAGCGTTATTACGAAGTCAAGAACGCCGTGCTCAACAACCTCGAAATGATTCCGGAGCGCACCGAATTACTCGAGGAGATGGTGTCGATCTGGCCCGACAACCTGACGTTCTGGCGACAGCTCTCGGCCCTCTACTCGGAGCAGCAGGAACAGTACAAGGCATTTTCGGCGATTGAAACGGCATATCTCAACGGTCTCACCGAGGAAGAACGGGATATCGTCCTGCTGGCGCAGTATTACTCGAGCTTCAGCAACCCGCACCGGGGCGCGCAATTGCTCGAACGGCAAATGGAAGCCGGCAATGTCGAGCGAACTGTCGACAATCTGAAACTGCTGTCCCAGCTGTGGAGCCAGGCGCGCGAACACGAGAAGTCCATTCCGGTTCTGCGTGAAGCCGCGCGGCTTGCCGAAGACGGTGAGCTGTATTTCCGGCTGGGTCAGTCACTGATGGCCAACGAGGACAACGAGGGTGCGGAGGCTGCCTTCGAGAACGCCCTGGAGCGGGGCGGTCTCGACGAAGACACGCGTGCCGACGCCTGGTTGCTACTCGGCAATGCCCGTTTCAATCAGGCGGGTCCGGGTGATCGCGAACAGCGCATGGTGGCGGCGGAAGCCTTCGAGAACGCGCAGCGTTTCGACAGGACGCGCCGCGAAGCCAACGAATGGCGCAACTATATTTCCGCGATCAATCAGACGGAGCGTCGACAGGCCCAGCTCGAGCAAGATCAGGAAGCGCGCCTGGCTGAAGCCGCGCGGGAGCGTCAGCTTACCTCCTGCCGTGCCCGGCAGCTCGCCGGTTCGAGTCTCAGCGAGGAATGTCAGGAGCTTCTCGCCGAGGAAAATGCCCAACAGAACCAGCCGGAACCCGAGACGGAAGACGAAGACTCGGAACAAGATCAGTAAGCACTGATCCGTCATCACTTCAGTATCGCACCGCTCCTCTCCGGAGCGGTACGGGGCCTGCCATGGAATCGTATTCAGAGTTTCTCCGCGAAATTCGCGAGCAGCTTGCGTCTGGAAAGGCCGAAGCTGCGGCACAGCTGTGTCAGCAGTCGCTGGGTCGTTGGCCGGAGGATGAAGAACTTTCCTATTTGCTGGCGCTCGCCGAAGAAAAGTCGGGTCAGGACGACGCGGCGCGGAAGCGACTCGATCAGATCGTGGCCGCCAATCCGGAACGAACCGACATCCGCTTTGACCTGGGCCGATTGCTTGCCGCAGACGGTCGCATCGACCAGGCTCGGAAGCATCTTGAGGCTTGCATAAAGCAGGATCCCGGCCACGCGCCCGCATGGACCGTGCTGGCGCGCATGCACCGATTCGAGGGGGATCGGGACAAAGCGATTTCGGGGCTGAAGACTGCCCTGCGTGCGGATGCCAACCATGTGCCAGCGCTGGTCAGCCTGGCAGAGCTGATGCTCGAAATCAATGACGCGGAAGCGGCCAACGACTACGCTTCCCGTGCGATACAGACCGAGCCGGAAGATGCGATGGCCCAATTGGCTCTGGCACGGGTCTTCGTGGCCAAGGGCCTGCATGGATTTGCCGACCGTTGCCTGGCCAATGCCACGCGGCTTGCGCACGAGAATGCTCATGTGCTCAATACCGCTGGCCATCTTTACCAGAGGATGGGGAAGCACGCCGCGGCGGCTGAAAGCTTTGCTGCCGCGCGCCAACTCGGTCTGGCCGACAGCAGCAATGCATCCGCTTTTGCCATAAGCCTTGCAAGCATGGGCCGGATGCGCGAAGCCAGGCAGGTTATCCGGCTGATCTCCGCCGAGGCCCTGGATCCCGAGCTGATTCGCGATGTGTCCGAGCTGGCATTGCATTCAGGCGATGTCGACGCCCTCGAGGAGTTGAGCGAATTGTCGGCGCAGACCGGATTGCCCGACGAGTTGCAGCTCTGGACACAGGCCCTGCTGGCACATGCAAAGGGTGACCTGACGCAGAGCCTGGAACTGTCCAGGCAACTGCTCGGCTCCAGTGATCCCGAGCTGGTTACGCGGGTTCGTATCGAGGTTGCGCGGACAAGCCTGCAGGCGGACCAGTCCGCCGAGGTCGCGGCCGTGCTCGAGCCCATTGTGGGGGAAAAGCGACTTTCGCCTGCTGCACATTGGGAGATCGCCAATCTCTTCCGTCTGGCCGGTCGCCCCGAACTGGCCATCGATACACTGCGCTCGCTGCTCGATCGTCCCCGCCTCGGCCATGAACAGGCGACGCTGACCCGGGCCCGACTGGTGGACCTGTTGGATCAAACGCGCGCATACGGGCAGGCCGCCGAACTGCTTGATCAGACCGGATGGCAGCGCCCGTATTTGGGCGAAACGGCTTACCTCGAAGTCGACGAAGCAGCGGGGCAACGCATTGTTGCCGGGTTCAATGCGATGGATAGACCAGCTTCTGACCAGCCGGACGGTGCAGCCCAAATGGTTTTTGTCGGCGGTTGGCCCTGTACCGGCCGGGATCTGATCGTTTCGGCGCTGGCCACCAGCGAGTCGATTACCGCTTTGCCCCACTCAGACTGGGCCCGCCGCAAGGAGCGGCTGGGGCTGCCGGTCGATCCGGGCGCACTCGCCGATCGCGACCCGTTCGAGCTCCACGCCAAGCGCCGGGCCTACCTGCGAGGCTATTCCGGACGGTCGATCGTGCTTGAGCCAGCCGCGGTTCAGGCCCTCGATCTCGCGCTTCTGGCGCGCTTGTTTCCCGGCGCCGTGTTCGTTCATCCTGTCGCCGATTCCCGCTACCTGAAGATGCAGTGGCGCCTGCTGGGGTATCGTCAGGTGCCGACCATGTTCCGGGCCTGGCAGCGGGAACTGGAGCTGATGGCCGAGTTTGGAGAGGCTTTGCCGCTGCGCATCGTGGAGTGCCGGCTGGAAGCCCTGCTGGAGGATCCGCGCGCCGCGCTGGCCCCGCTCTGCGCCGAGCTGGGGATCCAATTCCACGATTCCATGACAACGGCCGTCCAGGCCGCATCCGAGCAAGGCCGCTATCGCGCGCCCGATCACTGGAAGCATTACCAGCCCGAAGATTGAGTTTCCTTTTCCATTACCGGAGACGGTGAATGTCGCGTAGTGGGCTACGTGAAGGATCGGTTTTTTAGGATGCCGTCGCCGTTTCGGAATGCGCCTCGGGTTCGGCTTCATGATCCACGGTGGACTTGATGCGTGACACCGGGCAGTGGAGCTCCCAGAAAAACTGGTGGGTGTCGTACTGCTGGTAGTCGAAGTCGATCTCGGTCATCCGGTTGGGATCCGTAACCTCGAGCTCTCCGGGCGGATAGTCCGACAGTGCTTGCGCGGCCGGCCTGTCGCGACGGCTGCGGTCATGGAACCAGGCCACGTAGTCATGGGCCAGTGACACTGTCATCGGATAGTCGCGCGCTTCATCCGGCATTACAGCTTCATTGACATCGAGCACCACGTCGAATGCCGAGTCGCGCTCGATCCCGTAGCGGTCATATACGAATGCCGCGACCTCATCGAAGAAGGCTCGCCATCCACCTGGCATGCACTTGTCCAGGCTGAAGAAACGTATGACCCAGCCGATGAACGGATAGCGGTCGGGCTCCTTCCGATAGCTGCTGGCCAGATCGTTGATCATTTGCATGGCCCCAATGCCGTGCTCCCACTGGAGGAAGCGCAACACGTGCCGCAGGCACCCGTAGCCATCGGCCACGGTGTAGACGTGGTAGGTGAACTTCATCTGTTCCAGCTCGGCGCGGGTATAGGAGGAACACGACAGCAAGAACCCGTTCTCGTCGACCTCGATTTGATATTTCTTCATGTAGTCCGGATGCGCCATCGGACTGTTGGGCAGCAGTTGTGTCGGGTAGGCCTTGACCGAAACATCAGCATCGATGTAACGCTGCAGGTCCTTGTCGAACGCGTCCGGTGTGATGCCCGGAAGGCCGATCATCAGGTCGGTGGAAAGCGGCAGACCCAATTCGGAGAAAATCTCGAGCAATCGATCGTACTTCTCGGTCTTGATGTTTTCCCGGTCGATAATCTTGAGCGTTTCCGGATCGGTCGTCTGGATGGAGATGATGCCCTGGCTGATGATGCCGCCCTCGGTGAATACCCGGATGATCTCCGCCAGGCGTTCGTTGGCATTTTTCGTGTAGTTGACGACCACTTCCTGCGGATACCCGTATCGTCGTTTGACGTCGACGATATTTTCGGCAATGGCCAGATCCCGCTTGAGCATGCCGAAGTTGGCATCGGCGATCCACAGCACGCCGATTCGGTTGCGTCCAATCCAGTCCAGCTCGCCCTGAACCCGATTGAGTTCGAAACGCGTGACTTTCTGGTTGGTTGCCGATCCCCAGTCGCAGAACGTGCAACGGAACGGGCAGCCGCGATTGGTCTCAATAATGGCAGCCTCGACGCGGGCTTCATAGGCATCGAATATCCCCTCGATGTAAGGGGAAGGAACACTGTCGGGCGACGGCATGCGCATCCGCGCATCGGTTCTCGTCAGGTCTCGCCGACCGCCTCCCGGTTGACGGAAAGTGATGCCGGGAACGTCGGACAGTCGGTCGGTGGGTTGCAACGCTCCGTTGTCCAGCCGCTCGATGGCAGCCAGGACCTGGCAGGCGGCGACTTCGCCCTCGCCATGCACGGCGATGTCTACCGAACGGTTGCGGGCCATGAAATCCTCGCAAGCCTGCTCGTATTCCGGCGTGCTGGGGCCGCCATGAATGGTGATGTTGCCCGCGTCATTCCGCTTGACGGCAGCTGAAACCGACAGGTTGTGATCGAGCGACCACATGTAGTTTGAAAACATCCAGATACCGCGACCAAACTTGCGGTACGGACCTTCCAGCAGTTGTCCGGGGGACAGATAGCTGATCGGTATGGGTAGGTAGCGCTCGAGCAGTTCGCCTTCATTCCAGTGTTCAATGCCACTGAAGATCATGCCCAGGGCCAGTGGGAAATGGTTTTCCATATGCGGCACGAAATAGATCGGAATGCGGCCGTCGGCTTCGAGTTCGCGCCAGTCCGGGCCGCTGGCCTTTCTCAGGGGAACCTGCTTGCGGTAGTCGCCGGCAGCGACCGAACCATTGCCGTCAACGCGGCGGGCCAGGCCCTCGTCCACTGCCCACCGGCCCGCCTTCACCAATCTGTCGTGCTGCAGCACGCTGCCCGGTCCCGAACTGATTTCGCTGATGCTGCGGCCATTGGCAAGGAAGATCAGTGCCAGTGCCAGTTCCAGGTCGATCCGGTGGACACGGTCATGCCGGGTACTGCGCAGGGCAAACGCTCCGGCAGTCGGTTGCAGGAGAAAATTCCTGAACAGTCGCAGCCGCTGCTCGGGATCGATCGGCGCCTTGTCGTTGAGTGAGTCGAGCGTAAGAATTTCGCCGGTATCGTCTGGCGCAGATGATTGCTCCGCGTCGACCAGTGCGCCGGCCTGGCGAAGCTGCATGAATCGTTGCCGCACGGCAGTCGGTGCGGGACGACCCGGAAGATAAGGGGTGGCCGGCCCGTCGATCAGGGCAGCTGCCGCTTGTTCCGGCGCCGTCGGCGACAGAAATTGCTGTAACAGAACGATATCCGGCCAGTCGATGGGCACGACAGGCGTACTGCCGGACAGCCGGCCCAGCGAGAAACGGCCGGCACGATGCGCAACGATGGTCAGGGGGTGGACGAGCCAGCGAGATGTGTTCACGCGGGCGAGCCTAGCACAGGGTTCGGAGTCGCCACAACAGCCATTCGGGGCGGCCCGACTGCCGCTCAGTCGGACCGTGCCCGCATGTCGAAGGCAATGGTCATGCGCGGGCTTTCATCCTCGAAGGGCACAGTGCCATGCCACATGTAAGACGGGAACAGCGCCAGAAAGCCCTCACGTGGCCGGATGATCCGGCGAGGCGACAGATCCAGCCCCAGTTCATCCGGGGGTTGACCGAACTGGATGCAGCCGGAGATATCATCGCTGTCAGCGGGGGTTTCGCGAACGGACTCGGGCAGTGAGACGTAATACGCGGAACTGATCCAGCCTTGCGGGTGAATGTGGTTGACATGCCGGCCGGACGCACGAAGCTTCACCGACCAGGATCCCGTATAGCGAATCCTGCCCGTATTTCTCCGGTAGAAGGGATGTTCCTCATTCCGCGCCAATCCTGACAGCCATTGCTCGATGGCCGAGGTCAGGGCTTGTTGGGTCTGTCCGATGACCGGTTCCGATCTGCCGAACAGCCGTCCAGCGGTCTGGGACCCGTTTCGCAAGCTCTGCTGGATCGGTTCCCGGGTGGCGCGGTGCAGCGAATCGAGATACTGGCGCAGGGCTTGCAGATAGCTCTCACTGTCGGGATA
It encodes the following:
- a CDS encoding biopolymer transporter ExbD, giving the protein MLRRSNRSGAGDDSDVNVTPLLDIVFIMLIFFIVTATFIKEPGVTVERPDADTAEEQRLVSVLVAIDSDNTIWINQEEVPLDGVRAAIDRLRRENPRGSAVIQADGNAHSEYMVEVLDQIRAAGVDDVVAVSVRHQ
- a CDS encoding MotA/TolQ/ExbB proton channel family protein, which gives rise to MASNVSNRTIFGRSAARAVLVVTVLTLALTGLSSNLLAQEGNQSGPQTLDEVLRAMQQERREVSQENQEREARFLRRQENQQQELSRVRNQVSAAEDEASRLENLRNELDRELEELRAQLSDRQGEFGELFGVARAAATDLAEQLDDSLISTQFEGRSEELTEMAQASRLPTIQQLEDLWFTMLQEAGEQGRVVRYDAPVVLEDNRSENRSVVRIGPFSAFTDEGYMVNQGGQLRYLVRQPGGGAVSAAERVYEHSGEGVVRGMIDPSLGSLLGLVKDTPTTRERVDQGGWIGYAIIVVAFFGILLAVYRWVMLLITSMQVRAQMNSSTPSKSNPLGRIMLAYEEHKSEDLETLQLHLDDAVLQEIPKLERGLNIVKVLAAVTPLMGLLGTVIGMIVTFQAITLFGTGDPKLMAGGISQALITTVLGLIAAVPLLLLHAFASGSSRRLSQILEEQSVSFVADAGEHK
- a CDS encoding biopolymer transporter ExbD → MTVFLELLNPVHIAQVIGGYLEAGGPVVVVLLFSTALMWLLIGERLLYFWFAGPQLCKSQRKRWEGRSYDSSWQQFAFRERLISEVQVENDRFMNVIKALILITPLLGLLGTVTGMIEVFQVIVETGASNARAMAEGISRATIPTMTGLAVSLTGVFSLSYLDRKNEVIAQRASEELDVETAMAYGYGRIGRLSGGDSEEAEVNITPLLDIVFILLIFFIVTATFLDEIGIGMKTPDDNPPEEQTRPPPSMVLSVRNDGFVVVDQGRIIDPRSVKPVIEAFKAENPRGVVLLSAAPDATVETSVLVLDQARQAGVDPAIAIQQRDG
- a CDS encoding radical SAM protein, which translates into the protein MNTSRWLVHPLTIVAHRAGRFSLGRLSGSTPVVPIDWPDIVLLQQFLSPTAPEQAAAALIDGPATPYLPGRPAPTAVRQRFMQLRQAGALVDAEQSSAPDDTGEILTLDSLNDKAPIDPEQRLRLFRNFLLQPTAGAFALRSTRHDRVHRIDLELALALIFLANGRSISEISSGPGSVLQHDRLVKAGRWAVDEGLARRVDGNGSVAAGDYRKQVPLRKASGPDWRELEADGRIPIYFVPHMENHFPLALGMIFSGIEHWNEGELLERYLPIPISYLSPGQLLEGPYRKFGRGIWMFSNYMWSLDHNLSVSAAVKRNDAGNITIHGGPSTPEYEQACEDFMARNRSVDIAVHGEGEVAACQVLAAIERLDNGALQPTDRLSDVPGITFRQPGGGRRDLTRTDARMRMPSPDSVPSPYIEGIFDAYEARVEAAIIETNRGCPFRCTFCDWGSATNQKVTRFELNRVQGELDWIGRNRIGVLWIADANFGMLKRDLAIAENIVDVKRRYGYPQEVVVNYTKNANERLAEIIRVFTEGGIISQGIISIQTTDPETLKIIDRENIKTEKYDRLLEIFSELGLPLSTDLMIGLPGITPDAFDKDLQRYIDADVSVKAYPTQLLPNSPMAHPDYMKKYQIEVDENGFLLSCSSYTRAELEQMKFTYHVYTVADGYGCLRHVLRFLQWEHGIGAMQMINDLASSYRKEPDRYPFIGWVIRFFSLDKCMPGGWRAFFDEVAAFVYDRYGIERDSAFDVVLDVNEAVMPDEARDYPMTVSLAHDYVAWFHDRSRRDRPAAQALSDYPPGELEVTDPNRMTEIDFDYQQYDTHQFFWELHCPVSRIKSTVDHEAEPEAHSETATAS
- a CDS encoding tetratricopeptide repeat protein — protein: MIPVSNHLKSAIALLVAVAVLLLAAGPALGQQSQMLDPRVANALLEAYEKIEEDDPQGALQDLNELMADRGEDMKPFDRATVLQIRGTAHINLENIDAALEDYSEALQLNALPVEQQNRLRFNLAQLYFVTEQYERSLEFFEEWMALEDVEITHTTYFMVAAAHYNLEDYRAALEPITQAIETSPEPEQRYYEVKNAVLNNLEMIPERTELLEEMVSIWPDNLTFWRQLSALYSEQQEQYKAFSAIETAYLNGLTEEERDIVLLAQYYSSFSNPHRGAQLLERQMEAGNVERTVDNLKLLSQLWSQAREHEKSIPVLREAARLAEDGELYFRLGQSLMANEDNEGAEAAFENALERGGLDEDTRADAWLLLGNARFNQAGPGDREQRMVAAEAFENAQRFDRTRREANEWRNYISAINQTERRQAQLEQDQEARLAEAARERQLTSCRARQLAGSSLSEECQELLAEENAQQNQPEPETEDEDSEQDQ
- a CDS encoding tetratricopeptide repeat protein; translation: MSGASRRGKCPTEPAGTRDGRRRLGTRSVSTDPSSLQYRTAPLRSGTGPAMESYSEFLREIREQLASGKAEAAAQLCQQSLGRWPEDEELSYLLALAEEKSGQDDAARKRLDQIVAANPERTDIRFDLGRLLAADGRIDQARKHLEACIKQDPGHAPAWTVLARMHRFEGDRDKAISGLKTALRADANHVPALVSLAELMLEINDAEAANDYASRAIQTEPEDAMAQLALARVFVAKGLHGFADRCLANATRLAHENAHVLNTAGHLYQRMGKHAAAAESFAAARQLGLADSSNASAFAISLASMGRMREARQVIRLISAEALDPELIRDVSELALHSGDVDALEELSELSAQTGLPDELQLWTQALLAHAKGDLTQSLELSRQLLGSSDPELVTRVRIEVARTSLQADQSAEVAAVLEPIVGEKRLSPAAHWEIANLFRLAGRPELAIDTLRSLLDRPRLGHEQATLTRARLVDLLDQTRAYGQAAELLDQTGWQRPYLGETAYLEVDEAAGQRIVAGFNAMDRPASDQPDGAAQMVFVGGWPCTGRDLIVSALATSESITALPHSDWARRKERLGLPVDPGALADRDPFELHAKRRAYLRGYSGRSIVLEPAAVQALDLALLARLFPGAVFVHPVADSRYLKMQWRLLGYRQVPTMFRAWQRELELMAEFGEALPLRIVECRLEALLEDPRAALAPLCAELGIQFHDSMTTAVQAASEQGRYRAPDHWKHYQPED
- a CDS encoding energy transducer TonB — translated: MSTLPRLFGGIPVAVIVTIGLFMLLATVITQQQDVQLDDDASIEINVTRQIEDTTDQRRQDLQRPVLDQPPPPPPTVSDPDFRPSTNVQMGALPDLSNVDLNIGTGFNPDRDAQPLVRIPPQYPQRCMDRARPVETVVLQFDVSPEGSVVNPEVIDSTNSCLNRAAIRAVQRWRYNPKVVDDVAQPRFGVRTAIDFTLEEAE